From one Methanothrix sp. genomic stretch:
- a CDS encoding DUF2551 domain-containing protein, whose protein sequence is MESAEERIQERLRNYLKRDGIGIRKAVLKLFLSDSSFTTEDIFTYLEKEGFNVSYRGVSAMVGLMNTRLGILSIDVSGDHNVYSLKNDHKTIVKSVLENY, encoded by the coding sequence ATGGAGAGCGCTGAGGAGAGAATTCAGGAGCGGCTGAGGAATTATCTGAAGCGAGATGGTATTGGAATCAGAAAAGCGGTGCTGAAGTTGTTCTTGAGCGATTCATCCTTTACGACCGAGGACATCTTCACATATCTGGAGAAGGAGGGCTTCAATGTAAGCTATCGCGGTGTGTCTGCCATGGTCGGACTCATGAACACGCGCCTTGGAATTCTCAGCATAGATGTATCCGGAGACCACAACGTGTACTCATTGAAGAACGACCACAAGACGATAGTGAAATCGGTGCTGGAGAACTACTAG